One window of Klebsiella quasivariicola genomic DNA carries:
- a CDS encoding AtzE family amidohydrolase has protein sequence MTLHHFTIAELQRALHEGELSAREIARQTLDAIARVNPQINAWTEVTAQRMLAEADSIDALRREKRPLPPLAGIPYAVKNLFDVAGHTTLAGAELLSDRPPAASDSWAVRQLHSAGALLSGMLNMDAYAYGFTTENSHYGATRNPHDLSRIAGGSSGGSAAAVAAGLVHFSLGSDTNGSIRVPASLCGIFGLKPTFGRLSRSGSHPFVASLDHIGPFARRVADLAAVYDALQGRDPADDFQADKASERTGNLLERGLEGLRCARLGGYFTTWCDDDARAAVDRVAHALGADSELQFADAALARSAAFIISASEGGNQYLADLRHSPERFEPHSRERLLAGAMIPSAWYLQAQRFRRHARQAMKSLFSQADVLIAPATPCSATPIGAEEMVINGQPLPVRASMGMLTQPISFLGLPVVTVPLRTASGTPIGLQLIAAPFNEQACLRAARALEAMGITDARVAESAA, from the coding sequence ATGACACTTCATCACTTCACCATCGCCGAGCTTCAGCGGGCGCTGCACGAGGGCGAACTGAGCGCCCGGGAGATCGCCCGCCAGACGCTGGACGCTATCGCCCGCGTGAATCCGCAGATCAACGCCTGGACCGAGGTCACCGCCCAGCGCATGCTGGCGGAGGCCGACAGCATTGACGCCCTGCGCCGGGAAAAGCGTCCCCTGCCGCCGCTGGCTGGCATTCCCTATGCGGTGAAAAATCTGTTTGACGTCGCCGGACATACCACCCTCGCCGGGGCGGAACTGCTGAGCGATCGGCCGCCAGCGGCCAGCGACAGCTGGGCGGTGCGCCAGCTGCACAGCGCCGGCGCCCTGCTCAGCGGGATGCTCAACATGGACGCCTACGCCTACGGCTTTACCACCGAAAACAGCCACTATGGCGCGACGCGCAACCCGCACGATCTGTCGCGGATCGCCGGCGGGTCTTCCGGCGGTTCGGCCGCGGCGGTGGCGGCCGGGCTGGTCCATTTCAGCCTCGGCAGCGACACCAACGGCTCGATCCGCGTCCCCGCGTCGCTGTGCGGGATCTTTGGCCTGAAACCCACTTTCGGCCGCCTCTCCCGTTCCGGCAGCCATCCGTTTGTCGCCAGTCTGGATCATATTGGTCCTTTTGCCCGCCGGGTGGCCGACCTCGCCGCGGTGTATGACGCCCTGCAGGGGCGCGACCCGGCCGATGACTTTCAGGCTGATAAAGCCAGCGAGCGCACCGGCAATCTGCTGGAGCGGGGGCTGGAGGGGCTGCGCTGCGCGCGGCTGGGCGGCTATTTCACCACCTGGTGCGATGACGACGCCCGGGCGGCCGTGGATCGGGTCGCCCACGCGCTGGGTGCCGACAGCGAACTGCAGTTCGCGGATGCCGCGCTGGCCCGCTCGGCAGCTTTTATCATCAGCGCCAGCGAAGGCGGCAATCAGTACCTGGCGGATCTGCGCCACTCGCCCGAGCGTTTTGAACCTCACTCCCGCGAGCGGCTGCTGGCCGGGGCGATGATCCCCTCCGCATGGTACCTGCAGGCCCAGCGTTTTCGCCGTCATGCCCGCCAGGCGATGAAATCCCTGTTCAGCCAAGCCGACGTGCTGATCGCCCCGGCCACCCCATGCAGCGCCACGCCGATAGGCGCGGAGGAGATGGTGATTAACGGCCAGCCGCTGCCGGTGCGCGCCAGCATGGGAATGCTGACGCAGCCGATCTCCTTCCTCGGGCTGCCGGTAGTGACCGTGCCCCTGCGTACCGCCAGCGGCACGCCGATTGGCCTGCAGCTGATTGCCGCGCCGTTCAACGAACAAGCCTGTCTTCGCGCCGCGCGGGCGCTGGAAGCGATGGGCATTACCGATGCCCGAGTGGCGGAGAGTGCAGCATGA
- the hpxX gene encoding oxalurate catabolism protein HpxX: MTTQPDWSEYLTQMTHLLDMELDAPRREELARQFARIAAMAQPLMDYPLGPREEIAGVYKA, from the coding sequence ATGACCACACAGCCAGACTGGAGCGAGTATCTGACGCAGATGACTCACCTGTTGGATATGGAGCTGGATGCGCCGCGCCGTGAGGAGCTGGCGCGCCAGTTTGCCCGTATCGCCGCCATGGCGCAGCCGCTGATGGACTATCCCCTCGGGCCGCGCGAGGAGATTGCGGGGGTGTATAAAGCATGA
- the hpxW gene encoding oxamate amidohydrolase, translating into MHSSNVSTHGMAVAPHHLASQSALAILREGGSAIEAMVAAAAAIAVVYPHMNGLGGDGFWLIVPPEGEPIAIDASGAAGSMATLEAYAGQRHIPHRGAQAALTVAGTVSGWDEALRISRDLTGRALPVARLLADAIGYAEDGIPVTASQAHATASKLEELRHQPGFSETWLVAGEAPRPGSRFRQPALAGTLRLLASDGLDSFYRGPLAERLAQGMAALGMPVTLGDLQAHRARRPTPLTLQHQQGTLWNLAPPTQGLVSLAILGITDRLNMADADDAQTVHRIVEATKRAFALRDAHITDPRHLDVDVQQLLTPEALQPLADSIDDACASPWGGGKGPGDTVWMGVVDNSGLAVSFIQSIYHEFGSGVVIPDTGIVWQNRGAAFSLDPQHLLALAPGKQPFHTLNPAAARLNDGRVMVYGSMGGDGQPQTQAALFTRYILQGVPLQESISRPRWLLGRTWGQSSDSLKLEGRFAPACIARLRELGHEVDVLADFSEAMGHAGAIVRHANGLLEGATDPRSNGAAAGY; encoded by the coding sequence ATGCACAGTAGCAACGTTTCGACCCACGGCATGGCGGTCGCTCCCCACCACCTCGCCAGCCAGAGCGCGCTGGCGATCCTGCGCGAGGGCGGCAGCGCCATTGAAGCGATGGTGGCTGCCGCCGCCGCCATCGCCGTCGTCTATCCCCATATGAACGGTCTCGGCGGGGATGGCTTCTGGCTGATTGTACCGCCGGAGGGAGAGCCCATCGCCATTGACGCCAGCGGGGCCGCCGGGTCAATGGCCACCCTCGAGGCCTACGCCGGACAGCGGCATATTCCCCACCGGGGAGCGCAGGCCGCGCTGACCGTCGCCGGCACCGTCAGCGGCTGGGACGAGGCGCTGCGTATTTCACGGGACTTAACCGGCCGCGCGCTGCCGGTGGCACGCCTGCTGGCCGATGCGATCGGCTATGCCGAAGACGGCATTCCGGTCACCGCCTCGCAGGCCCACGCCACCGCCAGCAAACTGGAAGAGCTGCGCCATCAGCCGGGATTCAGCGAAACCTGGCTGGTAGCGGGCGAGGCCCCGCGGCCCGGCAGCCGCTTTCGCCAGCCCGCCCTCGCCGGTACCCTGCGCCTGCTGGCCAGCGACGGCCTCGACAGCTTTTATCGCGGGCCGCTGGCCGAGCGTCTCGCGCAGGGCATGGCCGCGCTGGGGATGCCGGTCACCCTCGGCGACCTGCAGGCCCACCGCGCCCGGCGTCCGACGCCGCTGACGCTCCAGCACCAGCAGGGCACGCTGTGGAATCTTGCGCCGCCGACACAGGGGCTGGTGTCGCTGGCGATCCTTGGCATCACCGACCGCCTGAACATGGCCGATGCCGATGACGCGCAAACGGTGCACCGTATCGTTGAAGCCACCAAGCGGGCATTTGCCCTGCGCGATGCGCATATCACCGATCCACGCCATCTGGATGTCGATGTTCAGCAGTTGCTCACTCCGGAAGCCCTGCAGCCGCTGGCCGACAGCATCGACGACGCCTGCGCTTCGCCCTGGGGCGGCGGCAAAGGCCCGGGCGATACCGTCTGGATGGGCGTCGTGGATAACAGCGGGCTGGCGGTGTCGTTTATTCAGAGTATCTATCACGAGTTCGGCAGCGGCGTGGTGATCCCGGACACCGGGATCGTCTGGCAAAACCGCGGGGCGGCCTTCAGCCTCGACCCGCAGCATCTCCTGGCGCTGGCCCCTGGCAAACAGCCGTTCCATACCCTCAACCCTGCCGCCGCGCGCCTGAACGATGGCCGGGTGATGGTCTATGGCTCAATGGGCGGCGACGGTCAGCCGCAAACTCAGGCGGCGCTATTTACCCGCTATATCCTGCAGGGGGTGCCGCTGCAGGAGAGCATCTCCCGCCCGCGCTGGCTGCTGGGGCGCACCTGGGGCCAGTCCTCCGACTCCCTGAAGCTGGAGGGACGCTTTGCCCCCGCCTGTATCGCGCGCCTGCGCGAGCTGGGGCACGAAGTCGACGTGCTGGCCGATTTCAGCGAAGCGATGGGACACGCCGGCGCCATTGTCCGCCATGCCAACGGCCTGCTTGAAGGGGCGACCGATCCACGCAGCAACGGCGCCGCCGCCGGATACTAA
- the hpxU gene encoding MurR/RpiR family transcriptional regulator HpxU, producing the protein MQQLDERLKGQYASLSPQEQRVADFIFDHFDDLISYNSAELAQLSGVSKATVSRLFKRLGYDKYKDMRDELRTLRQSGMPLTDQRDAVQGNTLLARHYKQEMANLTQWVNALDAGQFAEALTAMVAARRIVVIGMRNAYPAALHLRQQLLQARGQVLVLPQPGQSLSEELVDLTADDLVVMMAFRRRPRIVRPLLQQLQRDGVPVLLLCEPQAHSLFPLSRWQLCAPLDSVSAYDSYASVNSLINLLANAFLHETLDSGRPRIHDIATLYQQMDELEQR; encoded by the coding sequence ATGCAACAACTCGATGAACGACTGAAAGGGCAATACGCCTCGCTGTCGCCGCAGGAGCAGCGGGTGGCGGATTTCATCTTCGACCATTTTGATGACCTGATAAGTTACAACAGCGCCGAGCTGGCGCAGCTGAGCGGCGTGTCGAAAGCCACCGTCAGCCGCCTGTTTAAGCGCCTCGGTTATGACAAATATAAGGACATGCGCGATGAACTGCGCACCCTGCGCCAGAGCGGGATGCCGCTCACTGACCAGCGCGACGCGGTGCAGGGTAACACGCTGCTGGCGCGCCATTATAAGCAGGAGATGGCGAACCTTACCCAATGGGTCAACGCCCTCGACGCGGGGCAGTTCGCCGAGGCGCTGACGGCGATGGTGGCCGCGCGCCGCATTGTGGTGATAGGCATGCGTAACGCCTATCCGGCGGCGCTGCACCTGCGCCAGCAGCTGCTGCAGGCCCGCGGCCAGGTGCTGGTGCTGCCCCAGCCGGGCCAGAGCCTTAGCGAAGAGCTGGTCGATCTGACCGCTGATGATCTGGTGGTGATGATGGCGTTTCGCCGCCGGCCGCGAATAGTCCGCCCGCTGCTGCAGCAGCTGCAGCGCGATGGGGTACCGGTCCTGTTACTGTGCGAGCCGCAGGCCCACAGCCTGTTTCCGCTCTCCCGCTGGCAGCTTTGCGCGCCACTGGACAGCGTCTCGGCTTACGACAGCTATGCCTCGGTCAACAGCCTGATCAATCTGCTGGCTAATGCCTTTCTCCATGAAACGCTCGACAGCGGGCGTCCGCGGATCCACGACATCGCCACGCTTTATCAGCAGATGGATGAGCTGGAACAACGCTGA
- a CDS encoding transporter substrate-binding domain-containing protein: MKKLLIALAGAACLLSSVSAARADQLQDIEKRGVIRIAVPQDFPPFGSVGTDLQPQGYDIDMARYLAKSMKLKLQLVPVTSANRVPYLQTDKVDLVISSLGKNAEREKVIDFSRAYAPFFLGVFGPKGAELKDAAALSGKSIGVTRGAVEDMVLTSVAPQAAQIKRYEDNNTTLSAYLSGQVQYVATGNLVVAAISRQNADKAPVPSFMLKDSPCFIGLKKNEPALKAKVDTLIEEGIKDGTLNGLSEKWLKAPLPASLGA, encoded by the coding sequence ATGAAAAAACTGTTGATCGCGCTGGCCGGGGCCGCTTGTCTCCTTTCGTCTGTTTCTGCCGCGCGGGCGGACCAGCTCCAGGATATTGAAAAACGCGGCGTCATTCGCATTGCCGTACCGCAGGATTTTCCGCCGTTCGGCTCGGTGGGCACCGACCTGCAGCCGCAGGGGTATGACATCGATATGGCGCGCTACCTGGCGAAATCGATGAAGCTCAAGCTGCAGCTGGTCCCGGTGACCAGCGCCAACCGCGTGCCGTATCTGCAGACCGATAAGGTGGACCTGGTGATCTCCAGCCTCGGCAAGAACGCCGAGCGCGAGAAAGTGATCGACTTCAGCCGCGCCTATGCGCCGTTCTTCCTCGGCGTGTTTGGCCCGAAAGGGGCGGAGCTGAAGGACGCGGCCGCGCTGAGTGGTAAAAGCATCGGTGTAACCCGCGGGGCGGTGGAAGATATGGTGCTGACCAGCGTGGCGCCGCAGGCAGCGCAGATTAAGCGCTACGAGGATAATAACACCACGCTGTCGGCTTACCTGTCCGGTCAGGTGCAGTATGTCGCGACCGGCAATCTGGTGGTGGCGGCCATCTCCCGGCAGAACGCCGACAAAGCGCCGGTGCCGAGCTTTATGCTGAAGGACTCGCCATGCTTTATCGGTCTGAAAAAGAACGAACCGGCGCTGAAGGCGAAAGTGGATACCCTGATCGAGGAGGGCATTAAGGACGGCACCCTCAACGGTCTGTCCGAGAAGTGGCTGAAAGCGCCGCTGCCTGCCAGCCTCGGCGCGTAA
- a CDS encoding amino acid ABC transporter permease has protein sequence MTEQLHFSELWPHWPELLAGLWVTVQLTVLATIGGLAIGILGAAIRSGRPGVLSRVWGGYVEIIRNTPFVVQLFFIVFGLPNLGLKMTAGEAALLAMVVNLGAYSTEIVRAGIQVTPKGQWEAGRVLGLSRTQTFVRVVLPPALQRIYPALVSQCIIVMLGSSVVSQVSYEELTFAANLIQSRTFLSFEVYLVTTGIYLALSIAMRQLLMAAGRKWLGVQA, from the coding sequence ATGACGGAGCAACTTCATTTCTCTGAGCTCTGGCCGCACTGGCCGGAGCTGCTGGCCGGCCTGTGGGTGACGGTGCAGTTGACGGTGCTGGCGACGATCGGCGGCCTGGCGATCGGCATCCTCGGGGCGGCGATCCGCAGCGGGCGCCCGGGCGTCCTCAGCCGGGTATGGGGCGGATATGTGGAAATTATCCGTAACACGCCGTTTGTGGTGCAGCTCTTCTTTATCGTCTTTGGTTTACCGAACCTGGGACTGAAGATGACCGCCGGTGAAGCGGCGCTGCTGGCGATGGTTGTTAACCTCGGCGCCTACAGCACCGAGATCGTCCGCGCCGGCATTCAGGTGACGCCGAAGGGCCAGTGGGAAGCCGGTCGCGTGCTCGGGCTTAGCCGGACGCAAACCTTCGTTCGCGTCGTATTGCCCCCGGCGCTGCAGCGGATTTACCCGGCGCTGGTCAGCCAGTGCATCATCGTGATGCTCGGCTCGTCAGTGGTGTCGCAGGTCTCCTATGAGGAGCTGACCTTCGCCGCCAACCTGATTCAGTCGCGGACTTTTTTGAGCTTTGAGGTCTATCTGGTGACCACCGGGATCTACTTAGCGTTATCGATAGCGATGCGCCAGCTGCTGATGGCGGCGGGGCGTAAATGGCTGGGGGTGCAGGCCTGA
- a CDS encoding amino acid ABC transporter permease produces the protein MTTFTDWDIIRNLLLAGRWTVLLSLVAFTGGALVTLPLLLLRLTGGRQVKRLIRGYIELFQGTPLLMQLFLAFFGVALFGVDVSAWTAASVALTLYTSAFLLDIWFGSIRALPKGQWEASRCLGLSFGQTLYRVVAPQALRIAIAPTVGFAVQVIKGTALASIIGFVELTKAGTMLTNVTYQPFKVFALVALGYFILCYPLSRYSRYLENKFNASHHH, from the coding sequence ATGACCACTTTTACTGACTGGGACATTATCCGCAACCTGCTGCTGGCCGGTCGCTGGACGGTGCTGCTGTCGCTGGTCGCGTTCACCGGCGGGGCGCTGGTGACCTTACCGTTACTGCTGCTGCGCCTCACCGGCGGACGCCAGGTGAAACGGCTGATCCGCGGCTACATCGAGCTGTTTCAGGGGACGCCGCTGCTGATGCAGCTGTTTCTGGCATTCTTTGGCGTGGCGCTGTTCGGCGTCGACGTCTCGGCGTGGACCGCCGCCTCGGTCGCTCTGACGCTCTATACCAGCGCCTTTCTGCTGGATATCTGGTTCGGCAGCATTCGCGCGCTGCCGAAAGGCCAGTGGGAGGCCTCGCGCTGTCTCGGGCTGAGCTTCGGCCAGACCCTGTACCGGGTGGTGGCGCCGCAGGCGCTGCGCATTGCCATCGCGCCGACCGTCGGGTTTGCTGTACAGGTGATCAAAGGGACGGCGCTGGCATCGATTATTGGCTTTGTGGAGCTGACCAAGGCGGGGACGATGCTGACCAACGTCACCTACCAGCCGTTTAAAGTGTTTGCCCTGGTGGCGCTGGGCTATTTCATTCTGTGCTATCCGCTGTCCCGCTACAGCCGCTATCTGGAGAACAAATTCAATGCCTCTCATCACCATTAA
- a CDS encoding amino acid ABC transporter ATP-binding protein, translating into MPLITINQMQKYYGDNHVLKGVDLDIDMGEVISIIGRSGSGKSTLLRCINGLEGYQEGSIKLGGMTITDRDSQAREISRSIGMVFQNFNLFPHMTALENVMLAPRRVLKKSQAECRELAQRMLEKVGLGDRLDYYPANLSGGQQQRVAIARALAMSPKVLLCDEITSALDPELVGEVLKVLEQLAAEGMTLILVTHEMNFAREVGDRVVFMHQGRVWEQGDSKTLFASPQTSELKQFISSVRGLN; encoded by the coding sequence ATGCCTCTCATCACCATTAATCAGATGCAGAAGTACTACGGCGACAACCATGTGCTGAAGGGCGTCGATCTGGATATCGACATGGGGGAAGTGATCTCGATCATCGGCCGCAGCGGCTCGGGTAAAAGCACGCTGTTGCGCTGCATCAATGGTCTGGAGGGCTACCAGGAGGGGAGCATCAAGCTCGGGGGCATGACCATCACCGACCGCGATTCCCAGGCCCGGGAGATCAGCCGCTCCATCGGCATGGTGTTCCAGAACTTTAACCTGTTCCCGCACATGACGGCGCTGGAGAACGTCATGCTGGCCCCGCGGCGGGTGCTGAAGAAGTCTCAGGCCGAATGCCGGGAGCTGGCGCAGCGGATGCTGGAGAAGGTCGGTCTTGGCGATCGTCTGGATTACTATCCGGCCAACCTCTCCGGCGGCCAGCAGCAGCGCGTGGCCATTGCCCGGGCGCTGGCCATGTCGCCGAAAGTTTTACTCTGTGACGAAATCACCTCGGCACTCGACCCGGAGCTGGTGGGGGAAGTGCTGAAGGTGCTGGAGCAACTGGCGGCGGAAGGTATGACGCTGATCCTCGTCACCCATGAAATGAATTTTGCCCGCGAAGTGGGCGACCGCGTGGTGTTTATGCATCAGGGGCGCGTCTGGGAGCAGGGCGACAGCAAAACGCTGTTCGCCAGCCCGCAGACCAGCGAACTGAAACAGTTTATCTCCTCGGTGCGCGGTCTTAACTAA
- a CDS encoding pyridoxal-phosphate-dependent aminotransferase family protein encodes MDITQFSQINPPQRLLMGPGPINADPRVLRAMASQLVGQYDPAMTHYMNEVMALYRGVFRTENRWTMLVDGTSRAGIEAILVSAIRPGDKVLVPVFGRFGHLLCEIARRCRAEVHTIEVPWGEVFTPDQVEDAIKRVRPRLLLTVQGDTSTTMLQPLAELGEICRRHDVLFYTDATASLGGNPLETDAWQLDAVSAGMQKCLGGPSGTSPITLSPRMEEVIRRRRCIEQGIRTDAHHDGVDEMIYSNYFDLGMVMDYWGPERLNHHTEATSALFAARECARLILQEGLDNGIARHKLHGDALLKGVQAMGLETFGDLRHKMNNVLGVVIPNGVNGDQVRKLMLDDFGIEIGTSFGPLHGKVWRIGTMGYNARKDCVMQTLSALEAVLNYLRFSTTQGAAMQAAWDHYRTEATL; translated from the coding sequence ATGGATATCACTCAGTTTTCGCAAATTAACCCGCCGCAGCGCCTGCTGATGGGGCCGGGGCCGATCAATGCCGACCCGCGCGTGCTGCGCGCCATGGCGAGCCAGCTGGTTGGCCAGTACGATCCGGCGATGACCCACTATATGAATGAAGTCATGGCGCTTTACCGCGGCGTGTTTCGCACCGAAAACCGCTGGACGATGCTGGTCGACGGCACTTCGCGCGCCGGGATCGAAGCGATTCTGGTGTCGGCTATCCGTCCGGGTGACAAAGTACTGGTGCCGGTGTTCGGCCGGTTTGGTCATCTGCTGTGCGAGATCGCGCGTCGCTGCCGGGCAGAGGTGCACACCATCGAGGTGCCGTGGGGCGAGGTCTTTACGCCGGATCAGGTTGAGGACGCGATCAAGCGCGTGCGCCCGCGCCTGCTGCTCACCGTGCAGGGCGATACTTCCACCACCATGCTGCAGCCGCTGGCAGAGCTGGGGGAGATTTGCCGTCGTCACGATGTGCTGTTCTATACCGACGCCACCGCGTCGCTCGGCGGCAACCCGCTGGAAACCGATGCCTGGCAGCTGGATGCCGTGTCCGCCGGGATGCAGAAGTGCCTGGGCGGTCCTTCCGGCACCTCGCCCATCACCCTCAGCCCGCGGATGGAAGAGGTCATCCGCCGCCGCCGCTGCATTGAGCAGGGGATCCGCACCGATGCGCATCACGACGGGGTCGACGAGATGATCTACTCCAACTATTTCGATCTCGGCATGGTGATGGATTACTGGGGGCCGGAGCGCCTCAACCACCATACCGAAGCGACCTCGGCGCTGTTCGCCGCCCGGGAATGTGCGCGACTGATCCTCCAGGAGGGACTCGACAACGGCATCGCCCGCCACAAACTGCACGGCGATGCGCTGCTGAAGGGCGTCCAGGCGATGGGGCTCGAGACCTTTGGCGACCTGCGGCACAAAATGAATAACGTGCTGGGGGTGGTGATCCCCAACGGGGTCAACGGCGATCAGGTACGCAAGCTGATGCTGGACGATTTCGGCATTGAAATTGGCACCTCGTTTGGCCCGCTGCACGGTAAAGTCTGGCGCATTGGCACCATGGGCTATAACGCGCGTAAAGACTGCGTGATGCAAACGCTCAGCGCGCTGGAAGCGGTCCTGAACTACCTCAGGTTCTCTACCACTCAGGGCGCGGCGATGCAGGCGGCCTGGGATCACTACCGCACCGAGGCCACCCTATGA
- the hpxK gene encoding allantoate amidohydrolase, translated as MSDTVRQQAEREAAASRVMARADRLATLSETADALTRVYLSPEHLQANQLVGQWMQAAGMMVWQDSVGNICGRYEGQQEGAPAVLLGSHLDTVRNAGRYDGMLGVLAAIEVVQRLHQQGRRLAKAIEIVGFGDEEGTRFGITLLGSRGVTGTWPESWLSQCDADGVSVAQALVNAGLDPARIGHAARHPRDIAAYLELHIEQGPCLEQAGLALGVVEAINGARRLNCRFTGEAGHAGTVPMLHRKDALAAAAEWMVQVENLTRQRGGNLVATVGTLRCAPGAVNVIPGEVQLTLDIRGPQDAPLTALLDELLAQAQAIAGRRQLRFAAEEYYRIAATACDSHLQAVLGEAVAAVQGRSLTLPSGAGHDAIAIAERWPSAMLFVRCLGGVSHHPAESVTAADVGLAIDAFSRAVEKVADA; from the coding sequence ATGAGTGACACAGTCCGCCAGCAGGCGGAGAGAGAAGCGGCGGCCAGCCGGGTGATGGCCCGCGCCGATCGGCTGGCCACCCTCAGCGAAACCGCTGATGCCCTGACCCGGGTCTATCTGTCACCCGAGCATCTGCAGGCCAACCAGCTGGTGGGCCAGTGGATGCAGGCTGCCGGCATGATGGTGTGGCAGGACAGCGTCGGCAATATCTGCGGACGCTATGAAGGGCAACAGGAGGGGGCGCCGGCGGTGCTGCTGGGTTCTCATCTTGATACCGTGCGCAACGCCGGACGCTACGACGGCATGCTCGGCGTGCTGGCGGCGATTGAGGTGGTCCAGCGTCTGCACCAGCAGGGGCGACGGCTGGCAAAGGCAATCGAGATCGTCGGCTTTGGCGATGAAGAGGGTACCCGCTTTGGCATCACCCTGCTCGGCAGCCGCGGCGTCACCGGCACCTGGCCTGAAAGCTGGCTGTCACAGTGCGATGCTGATGGAGTGAGCGTCGCCCAGGCGCTGGTGAATGCCGGACTCGATCCGGCGCGGATCGGCCACGCCGCCCGTCACCCGCGGGATATCGCCGCCTATCTGGAGCTGCATATCGAGCAGGGGCCGTGCCTGGAGCAGGCGGGGCTGGCGCTCGGTGTGGTGGAGGCAATTAACGGCGCCCGACGGCTGAACTGCCGCTTTACCGGCGAAGCTGGCCATGCCGGCACGGTGCCGATGCTCCATCGCAAGGACGCCCTCGCCGCGGCGGCGGAATGGATGGTGCAGGTGGAGAACCTGACCCGGCAGCGCGGCGGTAACCTGGTGGCGACGGTCGGCACCCTGCGCTGTGCGCCGGGCGCGGTAAACGTGATACCGGGCGAGGTGCAGCTGACGCTGGATATTCGCGGCCCGCAGGATGCGCCGCTGACGGCGCTGCTGGATGAGCTACTGGCGCAGGCGCAGGCCATTGCCGGGCGTCGCCAGCTGCGTTTCGCCGCCGAGGAGTATTATCGCATCGCCGCCACCGCCTGCGACAGTCACCTGCAGGCGGTGCTGGGCGAGGCGGTAGCGGCGGTGCAGGGGCGTTCGCTGACGCTGCCGAGCGGCGCAGGGCATGACGCCATCGCCATCGCCGAGCGCTGGCCATCGGCCATGCTGTTTGTGCGCTGCCTGGGGGGCGTCAGCCATCACCCGGCGGAGTCGGTCACCGCCGCCGACGTCGGGCTGGCTATCGACGCGTTCTCCCGGGCGGTAGAGAAGGTGGCCGACGCCTGA
- a CDS encoding NAD(P)H-dependent flavin oxidoreductase gives MQSNRVARILGIEKPVVQGPLSWLTDARLVAAVGNAGGLGVLGPNAGLTAATAVSTPEATAEKMREEIRKTKQLTEKPFGVNLIPTAENDIWTPAILPVIKEEGVKVVVYTGYGDGSLKPALFDELKAAGITIIYRDINPTPENSRRAEQAGADIIVATGFDEGGTLPATALGTFTIVPLIVDAVQRVPVMAAGGITDARGARAVHALGAEGVFAGSVFISTIESRVPDSVKAKIVAANGLDLRLFRTLPDYYRALPGKLSDKLVAMDRAGASNAELAQAMGGLRGMRLGMLEGNTDEGYISVGAGIGNIRTIASVAEVVNQLAV, from the coding sequence ATGCAATCTAACCGCGTCGCCCGCATTCTGGGTATTGAAAAACCGGTGGTCCAGGGGCCGCTCTCCTGGCTGACCGATGCGCGTCTGGTGGCGGCTGTCGGCAACGCCGGTGGGCTTGGCGTGCTGGGTCCAAACGCCGGGCTGACGGCGGCAACCGCCGTTTCCACTCCGGAGGCCACCGCAGAGAAAATGCGCGAAGAGATCCGCAAAACCAAACAGCTGACCGAGAAACCCTTTGGCGTCAACCTGATCCCGACGGCGGAAAACGACATCTGGACGCCGGCGATCCTGCCGGTGATCAAAGAGGAAGGGGTTAAGGTGGTGGTCTACACCGGCTACGGCGATGGTTCATTAAAACCGGCGCTGTTTGATGAGCTGAAAGCCGCCGGGATCACCATCATCTATCGCGATATCAACCCAACGCCGGAGAACAGCCGCCGTGCGGAGCAGGCCGGAGCGGACATTATCGTCGCCACCGGCTTTGACGAAGGTGGTACGCTGCCGGCCACTGCCCTCGGAACCTTCACCATCGTCCCGCTGATCGTTGACGCGGTACAGCGGGTTCCGGTGATGGCCGCCGGAGGGATCACCGACGCCCGGGGCGCGCGCGCCGTCCACGCCCTCGGTGCGGAAGGGGTCTTCGCCGGCTCGGTATTTATCAGCACCATCGAAAGCCGGGTTCCCGACTCGGTGAAAGCGAAAATTGTGGCCGCCAACGGTCTGGATCTGCGCCTGTTCCGCACCCTGCCGGACTACTATCGCGCCCTGCCCGGCAAACTGAGCGACAAACTGGTGGCCATGGATCGTGCCGGCGCCTCAAACGCCGAGCTGGCCCAGGCGATGGGCGGCCTGCGCGGGATGCGGCTGGGCATGCTGGAGGGAAATACCGATGAGGGGTATATCTCGGTGGGCGCGGGGATCGGCAACATCCGTACCATCGCCTCCGTCGCCGAAGTGGTCAACCAGCTGGCGGTGTGA